One genomic window of Methanobacterium sp. includes the following:
- a CDS encoding flavodoxin family protein, with the protein MKTAIIYKSIHHGNTKIIAEILANSLEGDLFDLKDVNQDIIREYDLIGFGSGIYYFRPHKSLRKFVESLDEVKNKKVFTFITSGDGKPNQWLNKKLSSKGFQVLGDYNCKGLDSYGPYKLIGGHNKSHPNEEDFDNARNFAKGLNKYFDVD; encoded by the coding sequence ATGAAAACCGCAATAATTTACAAGTCCATACATCATGGAAACACTAAAATAATTGCCGAAATACTGGCCAACTCGTTAGAAGGAGATTTATTTGATTTAAAAGATGTAAATCAAGATATTATCAGGGAATATGATTTAATTGGCTTTGGTTCTGGAATATATTATTTTAGACCCCATAAAAGTTTGAGAAAATTTGTAGAAAGCCTGGATGAAGTGAAAAACAAAAAAGTATTCACATTCATCACCAGCGGTGATGGTAAACCAAACCAGTGGTTAAATAAAAAATTATCCAGTAAAGGTTTCCAAGTCCTGGGAGATTATAATTGCAAAGGACTTGATAGTTATGGACCCTATAAGTTGATAGGAGGACATAATAAAAGCCATCCCAATGAAGAAGACTTCGATAATGCTCGAAATTTTGCAAAGGGATTAAATAAATACTTTGATGTGGATTAA
- a CDS encoding flavodoxin domain-containing protein, which translates to MEIGIIVYSQTEHTYSVAESLQVKLLAAGHSVNIERVTTAGKVKSNSNDITFQNKPDIQEYDALIFGSPVHAFSLAPAMKAYLEQLPSLQDKNIACYVTKGLPFHRTGGNQAISQMKKLCQSKGGTILGTGIIVWRGSREKDINELVQKFSALF; encoded by the coding sequence ATGGAAATTGGAATAATAGTCTATTCTCAGACTGAACATACATATTCTGTGGCGGAGAGTCTCCAGGTAAAACTCCTGGCAGCAGGACATTCAGTAAATATTGAACGGGTAACAACCGCCGGGAAAGTGAAATCAAATTCAAATGATATAACTTTTCAGAATAAACCGGACATCCAGGAATACGATGCCCTGATATTTGGCTCCCCAGTACACGCATTCTCCCTGGCACCCGCGATGAAGGCCTACTTGGAGCAGCTTCCTTCGCTTCAGGATAAGAATATAGCCTGTTATGTTACCAAAGGTTTACCATTCCACAGAACCGGTGGAAACCAGGCCATATCCCAGATGAAAAAACTCTGCCAGTCCAAAGGCGGAACAATCCTGGGAACTGGGATCATAGTTTGGAGGGGCAGCCGTGAAAAAGACATAAACGAACTGGTTCAAAAATTCAGTGCATTGTTTTAA
- a CDS encoding GNAT family N-acetyltransferase has protein sequence MSIKTSIKEHFTNNHLNIRNHFENGSLKSHWDYFFQDNLELALSNQIHLEGDLNLRRVLGFRRFSWGDLDECACLFKNVFSADPWYDEWVSLDQSRNYLKELIKNPVFEGFVMCEDSKIMAACLGHRRSWWMGKEFFVDEFFVENERQGNGIGTKTVDLLVNTLREDGYTRITLLTNKNIPAEAFYLKNGFYNNEERTVMVKEL, from the coding sequence ATGTCTATTAAAACCTCAATTAAGGAACATTTCACTAATAACCATCTTAATATAAGGAATCATTTTGAAAATGGCTCTTTAAAAAGCCATTGGGATTATTTTTTCCAGGATAACCTGGAGCTTGCACTTTCAAATCAGATCCATCTTGAAGGTGATCTGAACTTAAGGAGAGTTCTAGGTTTCAGGAGATTTAGTTGGGGAGATCTGGATGAATGTGCCTGTCTGTTTAAAAACGTATTTTCTGCTGATCCCTGGTATGATGAATGGGTATCCCTAGATCAATCCAGAAATTATTTGAAGGAACTCATTAAAAACCCCGTTTTCGAAGGATTTGTAATGTGTGAGGACTCTAAAATCATGGCAGCCTGTTTGGGGCACCGGAGGTCATGGTGGATGGGCAAAGAGTTCTTTGTAGATGAATTCTTTGTTGAAAATGAAAGGCAGGGAAATGGTATTGGAACTAAAACAGTAGATTTGCTGGTAAACACCCTTCGCGAAGATGGATACACTCGCATAACTCTTTTAACCAATAAAAATATACCTGCTGAGGCTTTTTATCTTAAAAATGGGTTCTACAATAATGAAGAAAGGACAGTAATGGTTAAAGAATTATGA
- a CDS encoding ABC transporter ATP-binding protein, producing the protein MKTTIEDGIIRTNNLSKNYGPVKAVQEISLNVNKGEIYGFLGLNGAGKTTTIRMLLGMINPTTGESYLKGEKVHAGSHELWNSVGYLVEIPYSYPELTVRENLEITRRLRFIKDASTVDSVIEKLKLTPYQDRKAKNLSLGNAQRLGLAKALIHNPEILILDEPSNGLDPAGIVEIRELLRDLAFNKGVTIFISSHILGEISRIATRIGIIHKGRLIQEMDAEKLHQLRNRSLLIDLKDKNGAIALLVNDGFNATVNEDGLIEITSKKAVLRPENVNLNLVNAGFPPSMLKVEEEDLESYFLRIISEEGVV; encoded by the coding sequence TTGAAAACAACCATTGAAGATGGGATCATCCGAACCAATAACCTTTCCAAAAATTATGGTCCAGTGAAAGCTGTGCAGGAGATATCTCTTAATGTGAATAAGGGAGAGATATACGGATTTCTGGGCTTGAATGGTGCTGGTAAAACCACAACCATCCGAATGCTTCTGGGTATGATAAACCCTACCACCGGGGAATCCTATTTAAAAGGGGAAAAAGTTCATGCTGGAAGCCATGAACTGTGGAACAGTGTGGGTTATCTGGTGGAAATACCTTATTCATATCCCGAACTGACAGTACGGGAAAATTTAGAGATCACCCGCCGTTTACGTTTTATCAAAGATGCAAGTACAGTTGATTCTGTTATTGAAAAACTTAAGCTAACCCCTTACCAGGATAGAAAGGCAAAAAATCTTTCTTTAGGAAATGCTCAGCGGTTAGGGCTTGCAAAGGCCCTGATACATAATCCTGAAATTCTCATCCTGGATGAACCCTCAAATGGACTAGATCCTGCAGGTATTGTTGAAATAAGAGAACTTTTACGCGACCTGGCCTTCAATAAAGGAGTTACTATATTTATTTCCAGCCATATACTGGGTGAGATCTCCAGGATCGCCACCCGTATAGGAATTATCCATAAAGGAAGACTGATTCAAGAAATGGATGCAGAAAAACTACATCAACTTAGAAACAGGAGCCTTTTAATTGATTTAAAGGATAAAAATGGTGCAATTGCACTTTTAGTCAATGATGGTTTTAATGCAACTGTGAATGAGGATGGATTAATTGAAATTACCAGCAAAAAGGCGGTTCTTCGTCCGGAAAATGTGAATTTAAATTTGGTGAATGCGGGGTTTCCACCGTCAATGTTAAAGGTGGAAGAAGAAGACCTTGAATCCTATTTCCTGAGGATCATTAGCGAAGAGGGGGTGGTGTGA
- a CDS encoding PadR family transcriptional regulator, whose translation MSLSYAMLGILSYGPRTGYSLKKVFDKSISQVWVASLSQIYRELSVLEKKGYVYSTIQKQDDRPNKRIYNITGAGELAFQEWLQDFPDKLSYPLRDGFMLRIFFGSKLEKEELIIQFERFISQKKAYLKVLEEIESTFNVYCNEFSSESPEKDQLFWNFTIKRGKMTLKTVIRWAEECVEQLGEYGD comes from the coding sequence ATGTCACTATCATATGCAATGCTGGGTATCTTATCATACGGTCCCCGAACTGGATACAGCTTAAAAAAAGTCTTTGATAAATCCATATCTCAGGTATGGGTTGCTAGTTTAAGTCAAATTTACCGTGAGCTATCTGTACTGGAAAAAAAAGGTTATGTTTATTCTACCATTCAAAAACAGGATGATAGGCCTAATAAAAGAATTTACAATATAACTGGGGCAGGGGAACTTGCATTCCAGGAATGGTTACAGGATTTCCCGGATAAGCTTTCTTATCCCCTCCGGGATGGTTTTATGCTCAGAATATTTTTCGGTTCGAAACTGGAGAAAGAAGAATTAATAATACAATTTGAACGATTTATATCTCAAAAAAAGGCGTATTTAAAGGTTTTAGAGGAAATTGAGAGTACTTTTAATGTTTACTGCAACGAGTTTTCATCAGAATCTCCAGAAAAGGATCAACTTTTCTGGAACTTCACAATTAAAAGGGGTAAAATGACATTAAAAACCGTAATACGATGGGCTGAAGAGTGTGTTGAGCAATTAGGAGAATATGGGGATTAA
- a CDS encoding 4Fe-4S ferredoxin, translating into MKCESVLRNVIETECEDYFLGTVDLSQVDNAMVEKYGSLIAEYPRAISIGITLPYLIPDELSMAKKQPYDVTNCQLKSITSSLSSLLEENGYRALSMPKAREMDDGPDISFHEVVAHLADMGKIEKNLLVAPEVGSKVNWGTVLTNAPI; encoded by the coding sequence ATGAAATGTGAGAGTGTACTCAGAAATGTTATTGAAACCGAGTGTGAGGATTACTTTTTGGGCACGGTGGATTTATCCCAGGTTGATAATGCTATGGTTGAAAAATACGGGTCATTAATTGCAGAATACCCCAGAGCAATCTCTATAGGAATAACTTTGCCCTATTTAATTCCTGATGAATTGTCAATGGCTAAAAAACAGCCATATGACGTGACAAATTGTCAGTTAAAATCCATCACATCGAGTTTAAGCAGTTTACTGGAGGAAAATGGATACCGGGCACTGTCCATGCCCAAGGCCAGGGAAATGGACGATGGACCGGATATTTCATTCCACGAAGTGGTGGCTCATCTGGCAGATATGGGGAAAATAGAAAAAAATCTACTGGTGGCTCCAGAAGTAGGTTCAAAGGTTAATTGGGGGACCGTACTCACCAATGCACCAATTTAA
- a CDS encoding MBL fold metallo-hydrolase has protein sequence MKVNDEVFALEATKNWNYAYLVSGKDKILIDTGRPGQGKGIIKELKSMKINPEDIKHILITHHDVDHVGNLAFLQEETGATVWASQEDIPYIYGDKHRPGHKRIISMFMRAKKPEKIMAYEENQTISGLEVIPTPGHTPGHVCLLYNDVLFVGDLVRTSKGKLDTMKSSMNWNESVLKNSIEKIAGYDFKWICTAHGEPVRLDNAPGELSKIAKRMK, from the coding sequence ATGAAAGTAAATGATGAAGTTTTTGCCCTGGAGGCGACTAAAAACTGGAATTATGCTTATCTAGTTTCAGGTAAAGATAAAATATTAATTGACACTGGACGTCCGGGACAAGGAAAGGGCATCATTAAAGAATTAAAATCTATGAAAATCAACCCGGAAGATATCAAACACATTCTAATCACCCATCATGATGTAGATCATGTGGGAAACCTGGCTTTTCTTCAGGAGGAAACTGGGGCTACGGTATGGGCGTCACAGGAGGATATTCCCTATATTTATGGTGATAAACACCGCCCGGGACATAAAAGAATAATATCTATGTTCATGAGGGCTAAAAAACCGGAGAAAATAATGGCCTACGAAGAAAACCAAACAATTTCAGGATTAGAAGTCATTCCCACTCCAGGACATACTCCTGGCCATGTTTGCCTTCTTTATAACGATGTTCTATTTGTAGGAGATCTGGTTAGAACTTCCAAAGGAAAATTAGATACCATGAAATCCAGTATGAACTGGAATGAATCTGTCTTAAAGAATTCTATTGAAAAAATTGCTGGTTATGATTTTAAATGGATATGCACTGCTCATGGTGAGCCAGTCAGATTGGATAATGCACCTGGAGAGTTATCAAAAATTGCGAAGAGGATGAAATAG
- a CDS encoding DUF4332 domain-containing protein, translating to MGPVFARIFLDSGVDTVQKVSEADAKTFYKKLIEINREKNYTKGTFTESDVELCVKVASMVPKVIEY from the coding sequence GTGGGACCTGTTTTTGCCAGGATTTTCCTGGATTCTGGTGTGGATACTGTGCAGAAAGTGTCAGAGGCGGATGCGAAAACATTTTATAAGAAACTGATTGAAATTAACAGAGAAAAAAATTATACTAAAGGCACATTCACAGAAAGCGACGTTGAACTGTGTGTTAAAGTTGCGAGTATGGTGCCTAAAGTAATAGAATACTAA
- a CDS encoding class I SAM-dependent methyltransferase: protein MLNGFRFKMLNQEASSPKNKSSEIIEHLNLHDEMVVGDIGSGGGYFTYEFSRKVGSEGHLYAIDTDEKALDFIKTHIITEDIQNVETIRANLDGLDLPEKSVDLFFLRNVLHHIPNQAEYFKGIGKFLKDNGKIAIIDYNKRKLSFTGLFGHYTPEIVLLDVMKQAGFSLLEKYDFLPDQLFMVFEKWP from the coding sequence ATGCTAAATGGATTCAGGTTTAAAATGTTAAACCAAGAGGCTTCTTCACCAAAAAATAAATCCTCTGAAATCATAGAACATCTTAATCTTCATGATGAGATGGTAGTGGGGGACATTGGCTCCGGTGGAGGGTATTTCACCTATGAATTTTCCAGAAAAGTGGGAAGCGAAGGTCACCTTTATGCCATTGATACCGATGAAAAGGCTCTTGATTTTATAAAGACTCATATTATAACGGAAGACATTCAGAATGTGGAAACAATCCGAGCTAATTTAGATGGCCTTGATTTGCCTGAAAAGAGTGTGGATCTATTCTTTTTAAGAAACGTGTTACATCACATCCCCAATCAAGCTGAATATTTTAAAGGCATTGGAAAATTTCTAAAAGATAATGGAAAAATAGCCATTATTGATTATAATAAAAGAAAACTCAGTTTTACAGGTCTTTTTGGACATTACACTCCTGAAATTGTTCTTTTAGATGTTATGAAACAAGCTGGGTTCTCTCTTCTGGAAAAATATGATTTTTTACCCGACCAGTTATTCATGGTTTTTGAAAAATGGCCATGA
- a CDS encoding helix-turn-helix transcriptional regulator, with protein MDTQKMAKVFKALSNPNRLELYLQIVEKHETSYETNCGCLINEISKSLNIGAPTVSHHLKELSNAELIFTERKGKYLVARVNEKMVNKVNELLKLHKCES; from the coding sequence ATGGACACCCAGAAAATGGCGAAGGTTTTTAAAGCTCTTTCCAACCCCAACCGGTTAGAGTTATACTTGCAAATTGTAGAAAAACATGAAACCAGTTATGAAACTAACTGCGGATGTTTAATTAATGAGATAAGCAAATCACTGAACATCGGCGCCCCTACTGTTTCTCATCACCTTAAAGAGTTATCCAACGCTGAATTAATCTTCACCGAGAGAAAAGGTAAATATTTAGTGGCTAGAGTTAATGAAAAAATGGTTAATAAAGTTAATGAACTTTTAAAGCTCCATAAATGTGAATCTTAA
- a CDS encoding ABC transporter permease, whose protein sequence is MDAVKILKDSYHVMAKDMLEFRRNRMQLASLVIMPLIFLVMFGFIFPSGSTQQHMPMGVVNLDQGQGSNEFLAQLELMNQNTSFMDFKNYSSVDEAKTQINQGKIYGAFIIPPGFSENLSSGKSGGFTVYIDNSNPQSATQIQQVLSSTVNGLNDMKAQATVLELSKETSQPVNPQAIIFPYVPTVSTTIPGETNYFNFLAPGLMIMIVMMSVMTGIPEAISKEKELGTFDGMLSAPISQISVIIGKTAALCTRGFIQCIIILGLAMLLFGVTVQGSLILAFFMLLLGIFSFIGLGILAISMSGDQASGTMIVNLLMFPMIFLGGVFYPIQQMPWFMQTISQFIPLTYAADALRKIILLNAGIGDVLYQMIILIGFGVVTMAIAVPLFRKSMTR, encoded by the coding sequence ATGGATGCCGTGAAGATATTAAAAGACAGTTACCATGTGATGGCCAAGGACATGCTGGAATTCAGGCGAAACCGCATGCAACTGGCATCCCTGGTTATCATGCCCCTAATATTCCTGGTGATGTTCGGGTTCATATTCCCCAGTGGCAGCACCCAGCAGCACATGCCCATGGGAGTGGTCAACCTGGACCAGGGTCAGGGGAGCAATGAATTCCTAGCCCAGCTGGAGTTGATGAACCAGAATACCAGTTTCATGGATTTCAAGAATTATTCCAGTGTGGATGAGGCTAAAACCCAGATTAATCAGGGAAAAATATACGGAGCATTTATCATACCCCCGGGATTCTCTGAAAACTTGAGTAGTGGGAAATCAGGTGGGTTCACGGTTTACATAGATAACAGCAACCCTCAGAGTGCCACTCAGATCCAGCAGGTCTTATCCAGTACTGTAAATGGCTTGAATGACATGAAGGCACAGGCCACTGTTTTGGAGCTTTCTAAAGAGACAAGTCAGCCGGTTAATCCTCAGGCCATCATATTTCCCTATGTGCCTACTGTGTCAACCACCATACCCGGTGAAACAAATTACTTCAACTTCCTGGCACCGGGCCTCATGATCATGATCGTGATGATGAGTGTAATGACTGGTATTCCGGAAGCCATCTCCAAGGAAAAGGAATTGGGAACCTTTGATGGAATGTTATCCGCACCAATCAGTCAGATATCTGTTATCATCGGCAAAACCGCAGCACTCTGCACCAGGGGATTCATTCAGTGCATCATAATACTGGGACTGGCAATGCTCCTGTTTGGAGTTACAGTCCAGGGAAGTCTCATACTGGCATTCTTCATGCTCCTACTGGGAATATTCAGCTTCATAGGTCTGGGAATTCTGGCTATTTCCATGTCGGGAGACCAGGCATCAGGAACAATGATCGTGAACCTGCTGATGTTCCCAATGATCTTTCTGGGAGGTGTTTTCTACCCCATCCAGCAGATGCCCTGGTTCATGCAGACCATATCCCAGTTCATCCCCTTAACCTATGCAGCTGATGCCCTGCGTAAGATAATCCTCCTGAACGCAGGGATTGGTGATGTACTATACCAGATGATCATCTTGATTGGTTTTGGAGTGGTTACCATGGCAATTGCCGTGCCACTATTCCGTAAATCAATGACCAGATAG
- a CDS encoding ABC transporter permease, which produces MKGLKAAVWAETLKVRKSKMLIITLLAFSGIAITMGLMVFVSRYPELVGNSAMVSAKASMFKDDWSSYFELLIMILLTLGTIGFGTITAWVFGREYSDRVVQDLLALPVPRYTIVLSKFITIIAWSLLLSLILFTCGLLTGFAVDIAHWSVGTAYHYFTIFMVTSCFTILLCTPVALVASYARGYLAPLGFVIGTLIVTQILFVGIPNTTLYFPWAIPALYSGVSGGGALNPNLISYVVLILTILLGFVGTVAWWRFADQS; this is translated from the coding sequence ATGAAAGGTCTAAAAGCAGCAGTTTGGGCTGAAACTCTGAAAGTGAGAAAGTCAAAAATGCTCATAATAACGTTACTTGCTTTTTCAGGTATTGCCATCACCATGGGTTTGATGGTATTTGTTTCCCGATATCCTGAACTGGTAGGAAACTCTGCCATGGTGAGTGCCAAAGCTTCCATGTTTAAGGATGACTGGTCTTCCTATTTTGAATTATTGATTATGATCCTATTAACGCTGGGTACCATTGGTTTTGGAACCATCACTGCATGGGTTTTTGGACGAGAATACTCTGATCGGGTGGTGCAGGACCTACTGGCATTACCAGTACCTCGTTACACCATAGTCTTATCCAAGTTCATTACTATTATTGCCTGGAGTCTTCTGCTGTCATTAATTCTCTTTACCTGCGGACTTTTAACCGGATTTGCAGTGGACATTGCCCATTGGTCAGTTGGAACAGCATACCATTACTTTACTATTTTCATGGTAACCTCCTGTTTTACAATACTACTGTGTACCCCCGTAGCCCTAGTAGCCAGTTACGCAAGAGGATATCTAGCACCACTGGGTTTTGTGATTGGTACATTGATTGTAACCCAAATATTGTTTGTGGGGATCCCCAACACCACCTTATATTTCCCATGGGCCATTCCAGCACTTTATAGTGGTGTGTCCGGAGGTGGTGCGCTAAATCCAAATTTAATTAGTTATGTAGTGCTGATTCTAACAATTTTATTGGGTTTTGTGGGAACTGTGGCCTGGTGGCGTTTTGCTGACCAATCCTAA
- a CDS encoding TetR/AcrR family transcriptional regulator, translating into MPRPWSEKEKEIIKKNLLVEARRLFEKYGLKKTTVDEIVRAANISKGSFYIFYQSKEELYFDVLEEVEREFKDNMFEKAFNPSMNRRESFKSFLNQMIELLITMPLYKEITSSNYELLLRKLPEETLEKHVKRDQEDVSKFFNYWMNQGWMKKVDMDAINGLFLSLIHFVIHRDDFKGSNFEAAKDLWIDALANYLIIEENKAK; encoded by the coding sequence ATGCCCAGGCCATGGAGTGAAAAGGAAAAGGAGATCATCAAAAAAAACCTTTTAGTTGAAGCCAGAAGACTTTTTGAAAAATATGGTCTTAAGAAAACAACCGTGGATGAAATTGTAAGGGCAGCGAATATATCCAAGGGATCATTCTACATTTTCTACCAGTCCAAGGAAGAACTGTATTTTGATGTTTTGGAAGAGGTGGAACGTGAATTCAAGGATAATATGTTTGAAAAGGCGTTTAATCCAAGTATGAACCGTCGTGAAAGTTTTAAATCTTTTCTTAATCAAATGATTGAATTATTGATTACCATGCCCTTATATAAAGAGATAACTTCTTCCAATTACGAATTACTCCTGCGAAAGCTCCCTGAAGAAACTCTGGAAAAACATGTGAAACGTGATCAGGAGGATGTTTCCAAGTTTTTTAATTACTGGATGAATCAGGGCTGGATGAAAAAAGTGGACATGGACGCCATTAATGGCCTTTTTTTATCCCTGATACACTTTGTTATTCATCGGGATGATTTTAAAGGAAGCAATTTTGAAGCTGCAAAGGATTTATGGATTGACGCCCTGGCGAATTATCTAATAATTGAAGAAAACAAGGCAAAATAA
- a CDS encoding MFS transporter, whose translation MSNNISKGGNLPHNPSEDKGGRGIDYKWIALSNVLIASLMGMINGSITLISLPAIFNGINIDPLTSFQYLLWILMGYGLVTATLLLSFGRLSDMYGRVKLFKLGFLIFTIGSILLYLTPSTGDAGAIEIILFRIVQAVGSALTMANSSAILTDAFPVSERGKALGINMVALMSGQFIGLLLGGILAVFNWRYVFLVSVPFGILGTIWSTYKLKEVSLRAPKTKLDIWGNIIFVSGITLLLLGVTYGLMPYGSDAMGWNNPLVIASMIVGFLLLALFPVVESKVENPMFRLDLFRIKMFTYANLAGFLSSLSRGGMMFMLILLLQGIWLPLHGYSYESTPFWAGVYMLPLTIGVIIMGPISGMLSDKYGPRWIATMGMVMNTIGFLVLASLPYNFNYLEFGLALFFMGLGSGMFGSPNSAAIMNSVPPQDRGVASGMLTTIMNTAFTASMAIFFTIVIVGITQRFPDALASSLASIGALQLTPILSNIPPTGALFSAFLGYNPVETILSSVPAAVVSQIPHATLITLTGTTWFPSTLAEAFMPSLRVSFYIGALFCGLAAILSALRGKRYIHELELIKISSEDDGTDSEEI comes from the coding sequence ATGAGTAATAATATTTCTAAAGGAGGCAACTTACCTCACAATCCGTCAGAAGATAAAGGAGGGCGTGGTATAGATTATAAATGGATAGCATTATCCAATGTCTTAATAGCATCCCTGATGGGAATGATTAATGGTAGTATAACCTTGATATCCCTTCCCGCTATCTTCAATGGTATTAATATCGACCCTTTAACATCTTTCCAGTATCTCTTGTGGATACTGATGGGATACGGATTGGTAACCGCCACCCTGCTTTTAAGTTTCGGACGTCTGTCTGATATGTACGGGCGGGTCAAGCTTTTTAAGCTGGGATTTCTGATATTCACCATCGGATCCATACTCCTTTACCTCACACCCTCCACTGGTGATGCCGGGGCCATAGAGATCATACTGTTCAGGATAGTCCAGGCAGTGGGAAGTGCCCTTACCATGGCCAACAGTTCCGCCATACTCACCGATGCATTCCCGGTCAGTGAAAGGGGAAAAGCTCTGGGTATAAACATGGTGGCTCTGATGTCAGGTCAGTTCATAGGCCTTCTACTGGGAGGTATACTAGCAGTTTTCAACTGGAGATACGTATTCCTGGTAAGTGTGCCCTTCGGTATTCTGGGAACAATTTGGTCCACCTATAAACTTAAAGAAGTATCACTCCGCGCTCCCAAGACCAAACTAGACATATGGGGAAACATCATCTTCGTCTCGGGTATAACACTCCTCCTCCTCGGAGTAACCTATGGTCTAATGCCCTATGGTAGTGATGCCATGGGATGGAACAATCCATTGGTGATCGCCTCAATGATAGTGGGATTCCTCCTCCTGGCACTGTTCCCGGTGGTGGAAAGCAAGGTGGAAAATCCCATGTTCCGCCTGGATCTTTTCCGGATAAAAATGTTCACCTATGCCAACCTTGCAGGGTTCCTGAGCTCATTAAGCAGGGGAGGAATGATGTTCATGTTAATACTTCTCCTGCAGGGAATATGGCTCCCACTGCACGGATACAGCTACGAATCCACACCCTTCTGGGCAGGAGTGTACATGTTGCCCCTGACTATTGGGGTGATTATAATGGGGCCCATCTCAGGAATGCTCTCCGATAAGTACGGGCCTCGCTGGATAGCCACTATGGGGATGGTAATGAACACAATAGGCTTCTTGGTGCTGGCATCACTTCCCTACAACTTCAACTATCTGGAATTCGGATTAGCACTGTTTTTCATGGGATTGGGCAGTGGAATGTTCGGTTCTCCCAACAGTGCTGCTATAATGAACTCGGTACCTCCTCAAGATCGGGGTGTGGCTTCAGGAATGCTGACCACCATAATGAATACTGCCTTCACAGCGAGCATGGCTATTTTCTTTACCATAGTTATTGTGGGAATAACTCAACGCTTCCCTGATGCATTGGCTTCGTCTCTGGCAAGTATAGGTGCATTGCAGCTGACCCCTATCCTAAGTAACATACCACCCACTGGAGCGTTGTTTTCAGCATTTTTAGGTTACAACCCAGTTGAAACCATCTTAAGTAGTGTTCCAGCAGCGGTGGTTAGCCAGATACCTCATGCAACATTAATCACCCTCACCGGAACTACTTGGTTCCCATCCACCCTGGCCGAGGCATTCATGCCATCACTACGAGTTTCGTTCTATATTGGGGCTTTATTCTGTGGTTTGGCTGCTATATTATCTGCCCTCCGTGGAAAGCGATATATTCATGAGCTGGAGCTAATCAAAATCAGTTCAGAAGATGATGGTACTGATTCAGAAGAAATTTGA
- a CDS encoding MarR family winged helix-turn-helix transcriptional regulator: MHKVKKIIDEDLNDIPLGIFISIIHRTRMMYLNNKLKSLNITASQFLYLIGLYRKEGQTQEDLATHFFIDKGTVARGVKKLEDKGFICRRTDPNNRRRYLLYLTNEGRSLMPEICKITTYWEESMNEDFSKAEKKQIKELLKKLTLKSLNKLYDAEENLNE, translated from the coding sequence ATGCATAAGGTTAAAAAAATAATCGATGAAGACCTTAATGACATTCCACTGGGTATTTTCATCTCAATAATCCACCGGACTCGTATGATGTATTTAAATAACAAACTGAAAAGTTTGAACATTACTGCCAGTCAATTTCTTTATCTCATTGGACTTTACAGAAAGGAAGGTCAGACACAGGAAGATCTGGCCACTCATTTTTTCATAGATAAGGGAACTGTGGCTCGTGGTGTAAAGAAGCTGGAAGATAAGGGATTCATCTGTCGAAGGACTGATCCAAATAATCGCAGAAGATACCTTCTTTACCTTACCAATGAAGGAAGATCGCTAATGCCTGAAATATGCAAAATAACTACATATTGGGAAGAATCAATGAATGAAGACTTTTCAAAAGCAGAAAAGAAACAAATAAAGGAACTTCTGAAAAAACTGACCCTGAAAAGTTTGAACAAATTATATGATGCGGAGGAAAACCTGAATGAGTAA